A genomic segment from Nicotiana sylvestris chromosome 1, ASM39365v2, whole genome shotgun sequence encodes:
- the LOC138872101 gene encoding uncharacterized protein: MSGRQTAEASLDFFIGILTIQSHDVYALIDPGSTLSYVTPIVAMEVGIEPDQLHELFLVSTPIGESITATRVYRGCVIMVHGRDTMADLIELGMVDFDVIMGMDLLYSCFAKLDSRTRTMRLEFPNDPNVEWKGDNAVPKCRFISYLKATKMIKKGCIYHLVRVTDTDAEAHSLESVPVLNKFPDIFPDELPRIPPDREIDFGIDVMPGK; the protein is encoded by the coding sequence atgagtggtcgccagaCCGCAGAGGCTTCTCTAGATTTTTTTATAGGTATTCTTACTAtacaatctcatgatgtgtatgcacttattgaccccggttccaccttgtcctatgttacccctaTTGTTGCAATGGAAGTTGGGATAGAACCGGATCAGCTTCATGAGCTATTCTTGGTGTCTACTCCGATTGGTGAGTCTATTACGGCTACTCGAGTTTATAGAGGTTGTGTCATTATGGTGCATGGTAGGGATACCATGGCCGATCTTATTGAATTGgggatggttgattttgatgtaataatgggaatggatttgctttattcatgttttgccaAACTTGATAGTCGGACTAGAACtatgaggcttgaatttcctaatgacCCCAATGTGGAATGGAAAGGAGATAATGCAGTGCCAAAATgtcggtttatttcttaccttaaggctacAAAGATGATCAAaaaggggtgtatctatcatttagttcgGGTTACGGATACCGATGCCGAGGCGCATAGCCTTGAGTCTGTGCCAGTTCTGAATAAATTTCCAGATAtctttccagatgagctccctaggatcccaccagacagggagattgattttgggatcgacGTGATGCCAGGCAAGTAG